The Epilithonimonas zeae genome contains a region encoding:
- a CDS encoding DUF3244 domain-containing protein: MKSILKFGFLVASIFVSTSAMAKDKDFSVSIGEVSQKTLHFEVSNAKNVSLYVYNSDKGEIYSEKIINSDSIEKSYNMSEMASGTYFLVAESDAKIEKYKIVVDGDQVSLEKSPVSTLSKPEYTINKNLVKLKMTNVIGDVKVSIFDTANNTYYSKNNVAKDGLIDLTFDLNPANPETYIINVEKDGDSFSRMISLK, encoded by the coding sequence ATGAAAAGTATATTAAAATTTGGTTTTCTTGTGGCAAGTATTTTTGTTTCTACAAGTGCAATGGCTAAGGATAAAGATTTTTCTGTATCAATAGGAGAGGTAAGTCAAAAGACACTACATTTTGAAGTTTCTAATGCGAAGAATGTTTCTCTATATGTTTATAACAGTGACAAAGGTGAGATATATTCTGAAAAAATCATTAACAGTGACAGTATAGAAAAGTCTTACAATATGAGCGAAATGGCTTCTGGAACTTATTTTTTGGTTGCAGAATCTGATGCTAAAATTGAAAAATACAAAATTGTAGTAGATGGTGACCAGGTTTCTTTGGAAAAATCTCCGGTTTCTACACTTTCAAAACCAGAATATACCATCAACAAAAATTTGGTTAAATTAAAAATGACTAATGTTATCGGGGATGTGAAAGTGTCAATTTTCGATACAGCAAACAACACCTATTACAGTAAAAATAACGTTGCGAAAGATGGATTGATTGATTTAACTTTTGATCTGAATCCTGCAAACCCTGAAACTTACATCATCAATGTTGAAAAAGACGGCGATAGTTTCAGCAGAATGATTTCTCTAAAATAG
- a CDS encoding AraC family transcriptional regulator, giving the protein MKHNSPTFEAVSPDIGSSFTCLKFNRNENIKSHIWHYHPEIELIFVCGGSGKRQIGSNISYFSDGDLILIGSNLPHCGMTNENTNNDYEVVIQFPMDFLGSEFWQAKEMNKIAVLLEAAKSGIVFGDEVKNALKTKMEALAEATSLAKLMILIEILDELSHTQDYKILNASKYYLQTQKEDNDRISVIFNYVKDHFKEQITLETVAELSNMTVPSFCRYFKKITNKTFTQFVNEYRITHSLKLLAEQPMSITEVCFDSGFNNFSYFNKTFKEHTQKSPSQYRKEFSNILA; this is encoded by the coding sequence ATGAAACATAACAGTCCAACTTTTGAAGCGGTAAGTCCTGATATTGGAAGTAGTTTTACTTGTCTGAAGTTTAATCGGAATGAAAATATCAAATCGCACATTTGGCATTATCATCCTGAGATTGAGCTGATTTTCGTTTGTGGCGGTTCTGGAAAAAGGCAGATTGGAAGTAATATTTCTTACTTTTCAGATGGCGACTTGATTCTGATTGGCAGTAATCTCCCACATTGTGGAATGACCAATGAAAATACCAATAATGACTATGAAGTTGTGATTCAGTTTCCTATGGATTTTCTTGGCTCCGAATTTTGGCAGGCTAAGGAAATGAACAAAATTGCCGTGCTTTTAGAGGCTGCGAAAAGCGGAATTGTTTTCGGTGATGAAGTTAAAAATGCTTTGAAAACAAAAATGGAAGCTTTGGCAGAAGCAACATCTTTGGCCAAATTGATGATTCTAATTGAGATTTTGGACGAACTTTCCCACACTCAAGATTATAAAATCCTAAATGCTTCAAAATATTATCTGCAAACTCAGAAAGAAGATAATGACCGAATCAGTGTGATTTTCAATTATGTAAAAGACCATTTTAAGGAGCAAATAACTCTGGAAACCGTTGCGGAATTATCCAATATGACAGTTCCTTCTTTTTGTCGCTATTTCAAAAAAATTACCAATAAAACCTTCACTCAGTTTGTGAATGAATATCGAATCACGCATTCTCTAAAACTCTTGGCGGAACAGCCGATGAGCATCACGGAAGTTTGCTTTGATAGTGGATTTAATAATTTCAGTTACTTCAACAAAACTTTCAAAGAACATACACAGAAAAGTCCGTCGCAGTATAGAAAGGAGTTTAGTAATATTTTGGCTTGA
- a CDS encoding thiamine pyrophosphate-dependent enzyme: MSKNIADQFVEILVKTGVKRIYAVTGDSLNFLNDAIKREGSIKWIHVRHEEVGAFAAAAEAELEGLAVCAGSSGPGHVHLINGLYEANRGNVPVLAIASTCESSEFGTSYFQETNTIKLFDDCSVYNQIATTPEQAPRMLQAALQHAISQKGVAVLGMPGDLFEADSVKNISSDLVFKTNPRIIPSEEETNWIAEHLNSGKKVAIYCGIGASEAHSEVIALAEKLKAPIGYSFRGKMGIQYSNHYEVGMTGLLGLPSAFKAMHEADVILLLGTDFPYVKFMPVDKIIIQIDDKPERLGRRAQLTRGFAGKIKDSLIGLLPLIKINDDRKFLEKQLEFYQTVKNNLRSYVEDKGKENHISPEFVAETLNIKANKDTIFTVDTGMCCVWGARYLQATGERKLLGSFSHGTMANAMPMAIGAQLSNPDKQVIALCGDGGLSMLLGDIATIKQYNLPIKIIVFNNRSLGMVKLEMEVNGIPDNETDMINPDFGLLAQAFGIKGINVTDPEKVEEAIDDALQTNGPVLVNVFTDPNALAMPPKVGWDQMKGMGIAMTRMMLDGNFKEVADTISSNYRHIKEIL, translated from the coding sequence ATGTCAAAAAATATCGCCGATCAATTTGTAGAAATCCTAGTAAAAACGGGAGTTAAACGCATATATGCTGTCACTGGTGACAGCCTTAATTTTTTAAATGACGCCATAAAACGTGAAGGTTCCATCAAATGGATTCACGTACGACACGAGGAAGTTGGTGCTTTCGCTGCAGCTGCTGAAGCTGAATTGGAAGGTCTTGCTGTTTGTGCGGGAAGTTCGGGTCCAGGTCACGTTCATCTCATCAACGGACTTTACGAAGCTAACCGTGGAAATGTTCCCGTTCTGGCAATTGCTTCGACTTGCGAAAGTTCAGAGTTTGGAACTTCTTATTTTCAGGAAACGAATACGATCAAATTGTTTGATGACTGTTCTGTTTATAACCAAATTGCAACAACACCTGAACAAGCGCCAAGAATGTTACAGGCAGCTTTGCAACATGCCATTTCTCAAAAAGGTGTGGCAGTTTTAGGAATGCCAGGTGATCTTTTCGAAGCCGATTCTGTGAAAAATATTAGTTCCGATTTAGTTTTCAAAACTAATCCAAGAATTATTCCTTCTGAAGAAGAAACCAATTGGATTGCAGAACATCTCAATTCAGGAAAAAAAGTGGCAATCTATTGTGGAATCGGAGCTTCTGAAGCACATTCTGAAGTCATTGCTTTGGCAGAAAAACTGAAAGCACCAATCGGATATTCTTTCCGAGGAAAAATGGGAATCCAGTACAGTAATCATTACGAAGTTGGAATGACTGGACTTTTGGGATTGCCTTCTGCCTTCAAAGCAATGCACGAAGCAGATGTAATTTTATTGCTCGGAACAGATTTTCCTTACGTGAAATTTATGCCGGTTGATAAAATAATTATTCAGATTGATGATAAACCTGAACGTTTGGGAAGAAGAGCACAATTAACGAGAGGTTTTGCAGGAAAGATCAAAGATTCATTAATCGGTCTTCTGCCTTTAATTAAAATTAATGATGACAGAAAATTCCTTGAGAAGCAATTGGAGTTCTACCAAACTGTAAAAAATAATCTCAGATCCTACGTTGAAGACAAAGGAAAAGAGAATCACATCTCACCTGAATTCGTTGCCGAAACTTTGAATATTAAAGCTAATAAAGACACAATCTTCACCGTAGATACTGGAATGTGCTGCGTTTGGGGTGCAAGATATTTGCAAGCGACAGGCGAGCGAAAACTTCTGGGATCTTTCAGTCACGGAACAATGGCGAACGCAATGCCAATGGCTATCGGAGCGCAATTATCCAATCCGGACAAACAAGTAATCGCACTTTGCGGAGACGGCGGACTTTCTATGTTGTTGGGCGATATCGCAACGATCAAACAATATAATTTACCAATCAAAATCATTGTTTTCAATAACCGCTCCTTGGGAATGGTAAAACTGGAAATGGAAGTAAACGGAATTCCGGACAACGAGACGGATATGATCAATCCGGATTTCGGACTTTTAGCTCAGGCTTTCGGAATCAAAGGCATCAATGTGACAGATCCGGAAAAAGTGGAAGAAGCGATTGATGATGCTTTGCAAACAAACGGTCCAGTTTTGGTCAATGTTTTTACAGATCCAAATGCGTTGGCAATGCCACCAAAAGTTGGTTGGGATCAGATGAAAGGAATGGGAATCGCAATGACGAGAATGATGTTGGATGGTAATTTCAAAGAAGTGGCGGACACGATCTCCAGCAATTACAGACACATTAAAGAAATTTTATAA
- a CDS encoding glycosyltransferase: MTTISIIIAIFNRKDELFELLNSLSHQTDKDFEVIIVDDGSKIALLPTVELFQEQLDIQFFRKENSGPGLSRNYGAKRAKNDWLVFVDSDVIVETDYIENIKKNLTENPCDAFGGADKAHRGFNLMQKAISYSMTSVFTTGGIRGSKKAVTKFQPRSFNMGVNKEKFLSIGGFSEMRIGEDPDLSMTFWENGYTTLFYDNIGVYHKRRTDFGKFSKQVYQFGCARPILNQRHPNYVKPTFWFPSIFLLGYLVGVIHYFVWGNGLILALYGLYTFLVFFHALMVTKNISIAGMAIISTYIQMFSYGYGFLKSWFLLNIMKQTPKEAFPKHFH; this comes from the coding sequence TTGACAACAATCTCCATCATCATTGCAATTTTCAACAGAAAAGACGAATTGTTCGAACTTCTTAATTCTTTGTCTCATCAAACTGATAAGGATTTTGAAGTCATAATTGTGGATGATGGTTCCAAAATAGCACTTCTCCCAACGGTTGAATTATTTCAAGAACAATTGGATATCCAGTTTTTTCGAAAAGAAAATTCTGGTCCAGGACTGAGCCGAAACTACGGCGCAAAACGCGCGAAAAATGATTGGCTGGTTTTTGTAGATTCGGACGTGATTGTAGAAACAGATTACATCGAAAATATCAAGAAAAATCTTACCGAAAATCCTTGTGATGCTTTTGGTGGTGCAGATAAAGCGCACAGAGGTTTCAATCTGATGCAGAAAGCTATTTCTTATTCTATGACTTCTGTTTTCACAACTGGCGGAATTCGAGGAAGTAAAAAAGCAGTAACGAAATTTCAGCCTAGAAGTTTCAATATGGGCGTGAATAAAGAGAAATTCTTGAGCATCGGTGGATTTTCTGAAATGAGAATTGGCGAAGATCCAGATCTATCGATGACGTTTTGGGAAAATGGCTACACAACTTTGTTCTATGATAATATTGGCGTTTATCACAAAAGAAGAACCGACTTTGGCAAATTCTCCAAACAAGTGTACCAATTCGGCTGTGCAAGACCAATTCTGAATCAAAGACATCCAAATTATGTGAAACCTACGTTTTGGTTTCCGAGCATTTTTCTGTTGGGTTATTTGGTTGGAGTTATTCATTATTTCGTTTGGGGAAATGGATTGATTCTCGCTTTGTACGGACTTTATACATTTCTTGTTTTCTTCCACGCTTTGATGGTTACGAAAAATATCAGCATTGCCGGAATGGCGATAATTTCTACTTATATTCAAATGTTCTCTTACGGTTACGGCTTTCTGAAATCCTGGTTTCTTCTCAATATTATGAAGCAAACTCCGAAAGAAGCTTTTCCAAAACATTTTCATTAA
- a CDS encoding THUMP domain-containing class I SAM-dependent RNA methyltransferase, giving the protein MDINNLKIQVKTFFGLEQVLAEEIKKLGGKNVEVKNRAVTCEGDLGFLYKLNYSCRTALKILVPIMEFKAFNETKYYDKLYKFEWDQFLEPNQTFAIDATVNSERFSHSQFMTLKMKDAIVDYFQEKHKVRPNINKDNPDIKFHLHIDRELVSISLDSSGDPLFKRGYRKEQTVAPINEVLASGMLQLAGWDGKGNFLDPMCGSGTLLIEAAMIAMDLPAQTFRRNFAFQNWKNYDSELFKTIKEVRLNRVKEFTGKIVGYDIDYSALDAARANIESAEMEDVITVRNKNFFDSEKDMFPLLMVFNPPYDERISINDDDFYKKIGDTFKQHYPNTLAWLISADLDAPKKIGLRPSRKIKLFNGKLETRFLQYEMYDGSKKGKYMDKQS; this is encoded by the coding sequence ATGGATATAAATAATCTAAAGATACAGGTCAAAACTTTTTTTGGTCTGGAACAAGTCTTAGCGGAAGAGATTAAAAAACTGGGCGGTAAAAATGTAGAAGTTAAAAACCGTGCGGTAACTTGTGAAGGCGACCTTGGTTTTCTTTACAAACTCAATTATTCTTGCAGAACAGCTCTTAAAATTTTGGTTCCGATAATGGAATTCAAAGCTTTTAACGAGACCAAATATTACGATAAATTATACAAGTTTGAGTGGGACCAGTTCTTGGAACCGAACCAGACCTTTGCTATTGATGCAACTGTAAACTCAGAGAGATTCAGTCATTCGCAGTTTATGACTTTGAAAATGAAAGACGCCATTGTTGATTATTTTCAGGAAAAACATAAGGTAAGACCTAATATTAATAAAGATAATCCGGATATCAAATTCCATCTTCATATTGACAGAGAATTGGTTTCAATCTCTCTTGACAGTTCGGGAGATCCGCTTTTCAAACGTGGTTACAGAAAGGAACAAACAGTTGCACCAATCAATGAAGTTTTGGCAAGCGGAATGTTGCAACTTGCCGGCTGGGATGGAAAAGGTAATTTTCTAGACCCAATGTGTGGTTCAGGAACTTTGTTGATAGAAGCAGCGATGATTGCAATGGATTTGCCGGCGCAGACTTTTAGAAGGAATTTTGCTTTCCAGAATTGGAAAAACTATGATTCTGAATTATTCAAAACCATCAAAGAAGTTCGACTGAATCGGGTGAAGGAATTCACCGGGAAAATTGTAGGTTACGACATCGATTATAGCGCTTTGGATGCAGCAAGAGCTAATATAGAATCTGCCGAGATGGAAGATGTTATTACAGTTAGAAATAAAAACTTCTTCGATTCTGAGAAAGATATGTTCCCGTTGCTGATGGTTTTCAATCCACCTTATGACGAGAGAATTTCTATTAATGATGATGATTTCTACAAAAAAATTGGTGATACTTTCAAACAACATTATCCAAATACTTTGGCTTGGTTGATTTCTGCAGACCTTGACGCGCCAAAAAAAATAGGATTGAGACCTTCCAGAAAAATCAAGTTATTCAACGGAAAATTGGAAACGAGATTTTTGCAGTATGAGATGTATGATGGATCGAAGAAAGGGAAATATATGGATAAGCAATCATAA
- a CDS encoding class I SAM-dependent methyltransferase — MQWFEEWFDTPYYHILYKNHDYKEAEDFLNLLTDYVKLEKNSKIIDLACGKGRHSVYLNKLGYDVLGLDLSEQSIRFDKQFETETLKFQVHDMRNKIESEPVDAVFNLFTSFGYFETEEEDKSVFQSVSDVLKDDGFFVLDFLNAEYVKKVITPSSSIVRENIVFNIKKHIEDECIMKEIDFEADDKKHHFFERVKLTSPEKILKFAYEFGFELIQRWGDYQLNDFDESKSQRCINLFRKIK; from the coding sequence ATGCAATGGTTCGAAGAATGGTTTGATACACCATATTATCATATTCTTTACAAAAATCACGATTATAAGGAAGCAGAAGATTTTCTGAATCTTTTAACGGATTATGTGAAACTCGAGAAAAACTCAAAAATAATTGATCTGGCTTGCGGAAAGGGCAGACATTCTGTTTATCTAAACAAATTGGGTTACGATGTTTTAGGATTGGATTTATCTGAACAAAGTATCCGTTTTGATAAGCAATTTGAGACAGAAACTTTGAAGTTTCAGGTTCACGATATGCGAAATAAAATAGAAAGTGAGCCTGTAGATGCGGTTTTCAATCTGTTTACAAGTTTTGGATATTTTGAAACAGAAGAAGAGGATAAAAGTGTTTTCCAATCTGTTTCTGATGTTTTGAAGGATGATGGCTTTTTTGTTTTGGATTTTCTGAATGCAGAATATGTAAAAAAAGTCATTACCCCGAGCTCTTCAATCGTGAGAGAAAATATCGTTTTCAATATCAAAAAACATATTGAAGATGAGTGTATTATGAAGGAAATTGATTTTGAAGCGGATGATAAAAAACACCACTTTTTCGAAAGAGTAAAGCTGACTTCTCCTGAAAAAATCCTGAAATTTGCATATGAATTTGGTTTCGAATTAATCCAACGTTGGGGCGATTATCAACTGAATGATTTTGATGAAAGCAAATCACAAAGATGTATTAATTTGTTTAGAAAGATTAAATAG